tttaagtttacagattttgaatattacagaaaataaaactgtaacaTTTATTAGCATCTAATACTGAGTGGTTGATTTCACTGGACTGTAAAGTCCTCATTCTCCTGGTGTTTGTCAGTGTTGAATGAATTCAGATGAATCCAGATGATTTCAGCAGAATCACTTTTATTAGATAAAGGTTTTCAGGGATTCTGCGATGTCATGTAAAAACAGTTTGTTCCCCAAAGGGGACAGGTGAACCCGGTCTCTGAGGAAGAGCCGAGGGTCGTGGAACACGATGTCTGGGTGATGAATAACACCCCCCTCCACTCCCAAGATGAAATCGCACATCTCGCGGTTCACCCGTTTCCGGGCCGCGTCGATCTCCTTGGGGTGAGTGGTGGACCTCCACTGACGGCGGGGGGTGATATCTGACAGCAGGAGCTTCATGTGTGGGAAACGACGGTGGAGATCAATCAGATCCCCCTTCATCTCTGCGCTGAGATGAACGGGGTTCATCCCTCCGAGGTCGTTCCCGCCACAGTGGACGATCAGCACGTCCGGAGCCGTTCTTCCTCTCAGGGAATGGTTAAAGAACGGGACGAGGTCTCGCCACCTCAGTCCCCCCCACCCGAACCAGCTGACCTCGGCCTGCAGTCCCAGGTCACCTCCCAGTGAGCTCCTCGCTATCTCCTCCCCACGGCGAATATAGCTGTCCCCTATGATCCATACCGTGGGAGgagctgtaaaaagaaaagaataaaaaagaatattaaattattttattacaatcacagcacatttatatatatatataaatatatatatagaactgttttaaaatcaacatttaaaactGATCTG
This genomic stretch from Astyanax mexicanus isolate ESR-SI-001 chromosome 15, AstMex3_surface, whole genome shotgun sequence harbors:
- the LOC125781173 gene encoding uncharacterized protein LOC125781173 — its product is MSFFSAPKLNQAELQLERAPPTVWIIGDSYIRRGEEIARSSLGGDLGLQAEVSWFGWGGLRWRDLVPFFNHSLRGRTAPDVLIVHCGGNDLGGMNPVHLSAEMKGDLIDLHRRFPHMKLLLSDITPRRQWRSTTHPKEIDAARKRVNREMCDFILGVEGGVIHHPDIVFHDPRLFLRDRVHLSPLGNKLFLHDIAESLKTFI